CTATTCGATTCGCTTCCGGAACTACCAGATCGACAGTCAGGAAATTCCCCAGGCAGAAGAAATCACTTGCCAATTGGACTTACGCTAATCCACAGATAGTGCAGCCTTCTATCAGTCATGAGAGTGACGTAGTGGGGTGAATATTTAAAGCATGGTCAGTTAAGTAAGTTAAAAACTCAATTAACTGACCTGCTAAAAAATATTCTAAATGAGTGTGCTGACTTATAAGCTTTAAATTGGAGGTAATGTTCGATTTACTTCTGGTTGTGACAAAACGACTTCTTCATCCTGGATGGGAAGAAACTGTCCTTCGTCCGGGTTATAATTATAAACCTCACCGGTTTCAAATTTGTAAACCCAGCCATGTAACTTTAACTCTCCACGACTCACCGCCGCCGCAACCGACGGATGTGTTTTCAAATTTTCGATTTGAACGAGCACATTTTCCTGCACAGTCAGAACGAGACGCTTTTGAGGATCTGTCAGGTGTGAGTAATTCTCATCGACAATTCTACGTGTTGATTCAGCGTGTTGTAAATAAGATTTAACAGCGGGCATCTTTTCGAGCAACGCCGGATCAAGCAGCCCCCCCATTGCACCGCAATGAGAATGGCCGCAAACAATGATATCTTTGACCTTCAACGCACTCACGGCATATTCAATTGTTGCGGCTTCTCCGCCAAACACAGCGCCGTAAGGAGGAACAATGTTTCCCGCAGTCCGCTGGATAAATAGCTCACCCGGTTTAGTCTGAGTTAAATGGTTCGGATTGATTCTTGAATCCGAACAGGTAATAAATAGCGCAAGCGGGCTTTGGCCATCAACCAGTGTTTCGAACAACTTTTGGTCTTGGCTAAAGTAGTTCCTTTGAAACTCGTGAATTCCGTCAACGAGCTTTTGCATATTAATTCTCCTGCTTACTTCATATGATCATTGCATTGAATGCAGATTAAACGTATGTATATACGCATGATTCTACACTTCCATTGAGTGATTTAACATTTTACTACGCTCCATTCTAGTCAGTTCAGCTCACAAAATAAGTTAAATTTGCAGCTCTCTTGAAATATTTGAAGTCTGGCTGTTGGGAGAAAAATAACCCGGAATCACGCCGAGACAATCGCACGTTACAACATACGGTGGCTATCCTGGATGCGAACTTGCCGTTACACCTTAAAACCATTATATTATTGTTACGATCCTTGATAATTCTTATTTGCCAGCATTAACCACAACAAGCAATACTGAACGCAAGGTCAGTACACAGGTGCTGCTGAAACAATTAATGCAGCTGGAACAGTTGATGAAATTCTTTGTTTTATTCGTTCTCTTCTGGGGGGTGTTGTTTGGCACTGCGCTGTCCCTGGCTTCAGAAGAAGATGGACAAGAAATCTCCGTCAACCAGTCTTTTGGCAAATTTGAAAAGAATAAACCTAAAGAAGAGCTGAAAAAACGAGAGCCCACACTCTCCCTGTTTGCCACTATTACGGTCGATTTCCTGCTCGATAAATCGATTGTCTGCTCACTGCATGAGGCATTCCTCTTCCCTCCACTGGTCGATGTTAGCCCTAATTGCTCTCGCGCGCCTCCACTTTCTCTCTGCTGACCCCACAGCCGCTTTCTATCACGATTATGCTACGTCCTGATGCATCACTCTTTTCGTTTGCATCTGCTACTGCTGAAGCTTCTTAAGTCATTCCCAGTTGTGAAATGATGCCAGGAATTCGCTTCTTCCCTGCTGGAGGATGTATGCTAATCAGCTGGATTCCATGAGCGGATAAATTTGGATATCTGGATCTATTTTTCTGTGAAGAACAATGAACGAATCAGCAAATATTCACACCGACCATCAAACTTCAAAATCGACTCACTCTGAGCAGATCTCCGAACTGCGTCATGCGATTGAGCATGCTGCTCATCTTTTGCCAGCTCAAGGACCTATCACAGTTTTCGTGCATCATAACACTCTGCATGCATTCGAGGATCTGTCCTTTGAAAAAGGGGTCGTCGAAGCAGGACGAACATTTGGATGCCATCCGTTTTTATCGGAAGATCATTACCGAAAAAAGTTTGAGAACGATCAGATTCGTGTCACTGATATCGAAGCAGTATTATTGTCTGATCTTGGCGAAAACGCTGAAATACTGATTGGAAATTTTGGAACACGGTATGCTCTCAGATTAGCAATGCTGCAGTTCCCCCTGCATTCTGGACCAGTTTCTGAATTACGCTGGTTTATTGCAGAAACTGATGCTTTGCGGCATTTTCGTCAGGAAGTCAAGCCGGCGGTTCGCGAACAAACAACCACAATGACGCGTCACTGGATCATGCGAGACTTTCTGAATGAAAACAACAGAGGTGAGCAGCGGGCAAAACACATCCTGGACAGTCTGTTTTCCCAATTTGGAAAAGAATCGATTGAAACATGGGACGACCGTAAATGGGAGTCATTTGTGTTACACTTTCTGTGGCGCGTCTGCTACAACGGGGTACAAAGTACAAAATTAAAATCACAGTTTTCGCAGAAACGACTCAGACATCGTGATCTATTATTGACCTCGACTGGTGAGGATACGGACCTTATTGTTCACGATGTGCTGATTCGTTTCTGTGCAGCCTTTCTTGATCAGGGTTTTGGCACCTGGCCTTTACCCGGACGTGAGTTAGGTTTCTATCATTCATTTCTGCAACTGTATTCCGAATCTACGATCGGCCCTGCTAATGAACTTTCCGGATTGAGACGTGAAATTCAAAGATTGCAATCCTCGGATATTGGCCCATTGGAATCAATCTCAGAATCGCTGACATTACTGGGAGTCACCGACGATGACCGCGATGAATTTATCACACAGACGCTGCTTGCTCTGCGTGGCTGGGCTGGCATGGTGTGGCAAATGGAAACCAATGCAGAATGGATGCCCCACACAGCCCCACCAGACAGTCTCATTGAATTTCTGGCGGTGCGTCTGATTCTTGATCGCCTGGCAGCCGAATTTGTGATACAGAATACGTTTGGCTTTGAAGGGCAATTAGATTCCATTCGAAATGAGCTGCTTCAGCAAACGGACAAACATACACAGAACAAAACCAGTCAACGGGCATTTACGATCTTCCAGCTCGCCCAGATACGTGGCTGGAGTCCTGAAGATCTTCTCCATCTTTCATGTGAACAATGGACAACTCTCGTTCAGGAGATTGAATTGTTCCCCAGCCTCGAACGCCGACGTATATATCATCTGGCATTTGAGCGGAAATATCGCAATGAAACTCTCGACGCAGTCGCGATTCACTCCGCCCGGCAACATGCACAACGTGAGCAGCCTAAGGCCGAAACATTACAACATCCCGCATATCAGGTGGCCTGCTGTATTGACGATCGCGAAGAATCGTTTCGGCGGCATCTGGAAGAAATTGCTCCTGAATGTCAAACTTTCGGTATCGCAGGTTTCTTTGGCGTCGCCATGTATTACCGTGGTGCAGCCGACGCACACTTCAGCCCGCTCTGCCCGGTGAATATCAAACCCGCCCACTATGTCCAGGAAGAGACGCTTTATTCCCTCACACAAGCCAGCCGACGACGAGCCGAGACACGGCGACGGATTGGACAAGCAACGCATCAAGCGCACATCGGAACCCGGACCTTCATCGGAGGCTTATTGACAGGGTTACTCGGCTCACTGGCAGCCTTTCCGCTTGTTGCCAGAATTCTTTTCCCACGTACAACAGCACAAATCCGTCGTATGTTTAATCGTATTGTACAGCCTCCGATCACGCAATTGCGTCTGGAACGCATGGACGATCAGCCCGGACCCAGTAACGGTCAACTGGGTTATTCTGTTGACGAAATGGCTAATATTGTTGAAGGAGGACTCAGAGCGTTGGGACTCGGGAAACCAGAGTTGTTTTCGCCGCTGGTGATCATTTGCGGGCACGGCTCCGCCAGCCTCAACAACCCGCATAAAGCCGCTTATGATTGTGGCGCCTGCGGTGGAGGTCGCGGCGGCCCGAATGCACGCGCTTTTGCACAAATGGCGAATGATCCTCGCGTGCGACGCATTCTTTCAGAACGTAGTCTGGTTATCCCGGATCATACTGTTTTTGCAGGATGTTTTCACAATACGTGCGATGATAACATCACCTGGTACGACCTGGATCGACTTCCCATTTCACAACGTAAATTGTTTGAAAAAGCGGAAAAAGATCTCAACGAAGCCCGCGCGCACAGTGCTCATGAACGCTGCCGACGTTTTGAATCAGCGGAACTGTTACTCTCTGTGAGCGATGCCTTGCGGCATGTTGAAGGTCGCGCAGAGGACCTCTCACAATCGCGACCGGAGTGCGGTCATGCCACGAATTCTCTGTGCTTTGTCGGCCGCAGAGAGTGGAGTCGCGGGATGTTTCTCGATCGGCGTGCATTCTTGACATCGTATGACCCGACACAGGATGACGCAGACAGCTCTATTCTAGAGCGATTGTTGCAAGCCGTTATCCCGGTCTGTGCCGGCATTAACCTGGAATACTACTTCTCTTTCGTCGATTCGGCAGGCTACGGTTGCGGGACAAAACTGGCTCACAACATCACATCGTTATTGGGTGTGATGGATGGCGCCGCCAGTGATCTGCGGCCCGGTCTGCCTTGGCAAATGGTTGAAATCCATGAACCGGTACGTTTGCTCTTTGTGATTGAAACCACTCAGAAGGCTATGAGACGCATTATTTCAGACAACGCTGCCATTGCCAGACTTGTGAACGGTAACTGGATACAACTAGCCATTCTTAATGCTGAAACATCCCAGATTCACATATTCCGTAACGGTGATTTTGAAATTTACAAACCGGAAACGAATGAACTCCCAGTTGTAGATTCGTCAATCGACTGGTACCGAGGCTGGCGCGATCTTCTCGGATTCGCTTCCATTCGCGATCATGAACTTTCGTCATAATCTGTGAATTTGATTCTCCTTATCCTGAATGAAATGACTGAACTGCAATGAACACTGATGCTGTATTTCATTTTCTTGGTGTGTGCGTGGTGGTGAGCCCTGCTTTGCTCCTGGCTCTGTTCGGCGTGACCTCATTGATGAATCGGCCAATCGGAGAACGCCTGATGGCACAGGCAACGCAAACCATGGTTATGATCGGGCTGTTTGCATCAATTGCCGTTCTCGGATTGATGCTCTCGCTTGATATTCGGTATGTTCCCATAGAACTCGGTAACTGGGTTGTCATCCCCGAACAGCACTTTCACTTTCATCTGAAATTTATTTTCGATCGATTGTCGATTCCCTTTTGTATCCTGTCATTTGTTCTCTGTGGAACAATTGGCGCATTCGCCAGCCGCTACCTGCATCGAGAACCCGGTTATAACCGCTTCTTCGTCTGTTATGCCATCTTCCTGCTTGGCATGATTGTTTCATCACTGGCGGGAACCATAGAAACGCTTTTTTTTGGTTGGGAACTTGTTGGTTTATCTTCAGCATTACTGGTTGCTTTTTTTCACGAAAGGCTCAATCCAGTCCGCAATGGAATGCGTGTCTGGTCGATTTATCGAATTGCCGATGCCGCATTTTTGATCGCAGCCTTAATGTTGCATCATTTGACCGGTGCTGGTGATTTTGACGGCCTGATGGGAACGGGATCATGGCCGGATGGACATGCCACTATTTCTGAACAACACGCTTTGTTCGTCGGCTTATTATTACTGATTGCCGCAGCCGGAAAATCGGCACTGGTCCCATTTTCCGGTTGGCTTCCTCGCGCCATGGAAGGACCAACACCTTCCAGTGCCGTTTTTTATGGATCGCTTTCCGTCCATCTTGGTGCCTACCTGCTGTTACGGGTCAGTCCCATCCTCGAACTTTCGCTGACATTACGTCTGGCGGTGATCTCACTCGGCTTGATCTCGGCTATTTTTGGAACGCTAATTGGCCGCGTACAGACTGACATCAAAAGTGCGCTCGCCTTTGCTTCTCTCACTCAGGTTGGCATTATCGTAGTCGAAATTGGATGCGGATTGCGATATATCGCACTGATTCATATCATCGGTCATGCCTGTCTGCGAACCTTGCAACTTCTACGAGCGCCTTCGTTATTGCAAGATTATCACACATTGGAAAATGCCATTGGCTCTCATCTTTCCCAAAAGAGACCTTTATGGGTTCGATTTATGCCGAAACGCTACCGGATCATGCTTTACCGATTTGAACTCGAACGCGGCTACCTGGATATACTTATTAATCTCTTAATTGTGCGTCCTTTTATGTCTCTGTTCCGTCTGTGTGATCGTCTGGAACGTCGATGGACCAACTTTCTCTCGGGGGGAGAATCCAGAGAGTCAGATCTGATTAAGCCGCATGCGGAAACTCTGGAGGAATACTTATGATACCCGAACTCCATCTTCCCTGGATGGAATTGTCGATCCTGATCACGCTGCTTGGCGCACTTTGGGTCCGAACGATACATGATCGAGACAAGGCCTACAGGAGTTGCCTCCTGATCTGCGGTCTGGTTTTTCTCACATCCATCTGTGAATGGATTGACTTCGAAAGCCTGCATGCTTTTGAGGCACGAGACCATTTCAATATCTTTAAACTGCTCTTTAATAAAAATATCTTTATCGTGGACGAACTCAGTGCGCCTTTGCTTCCCCTGGCAGCTCTGCTGTATCTGCTTACCGTTCTTTCGACGTTGAAAACCAAGGGACACCGTTTTTCATTCAGCAGTACTCTGCTGTCAGAATCTATTCTGTTAGCCACATTGAGCAGCCGGGAATTATGGGTGATTATCTCGTTACTTTCTGTTGCTACGATACTCCCTTACCTGGAAATCAGAGCCAATAAACGATCGACTCGTGTGTATGTTCTGCATATGGGTCTCTTTATCACTCTATTAGTTGTCGGAGGAGTCCTTTCCAGCTTCGGTGAGGCCGGTGATTTGATTTCACTGATTGCAGGGGCTTTTCTGACGACTGCCGCTCTGCTACGCAGCGGTATCATTCCATTGCACTGCTGGATGACGGATCTCTTTGAGAAGGCAACCTTCGGAACTGCATTACTGTTTGTCGCTCCGATGACGGGAGCCTATGCGGTAGTGAGACTGGTTTTTCCGATCGCCCCAGATTGGGCATTACAGGGCATCGCCCTGGTTTCACTGACAACCGCCGTTTATGCGGCTTGTATGACTCTGGTGCAACGGGAAGCGCGACGATTCTTCTGTTATCTGTTTTTGAGTCACTCGTCACTTGTGCTGGTCGGGTTAGAAATGGCGACTCCCCTGGGGTTAACGGGAGGACTCTGTGTCTGGATTTCCGTCGGAATTTCGCTGGCAGGATTTGCTTTGACATTCCGCTCCATCGAAGCCAGAATCGGTCGAATCTCTCTCGTAGAATACCACGGACTCTATGATCACACTCCCACACTGGCAGCATTATTCCTGGTAACCGGCCTGGCATCAATTGGTTTTCCCGGAACGGTTGGATTCATCGGAACCGAACTACTGATTGAGGGAGCAATTGAAGTTTATCCCCTCGTTGGAACCGCTGTTGTGATTGCCGCCGCGTTAAACAGTATTGCTATTCTGCAGGCCTATTTTCGCGTCTTTACCGGAGCACGGCACACATCCTCCATTTCGCTCCGTGCACGACCTTCAGAACATGTGGCGATTTTAATTCTGGTAGCCCTGATCCTGGGTGGAGGACTGTATCCACAACCAGGAGTCACTTCCAGAAATCATGCCGCCATAGAACTGATTCATCTGCGGGAAACCATTTTCCGTAAATCAGAGATTGATTCAAAGATCAGCGAAATAGATTTACCGGAATCAACACAACCCTTAATCGGTTTACGCCAAGATTTAAGATGATGAAATTCAAATCCACCCTCCCCTTAAGCTGAACCAGTGTTTTTTTCAGGTACGGCAGTACGTGTCACCTTACTGTATTTGCTTGCTTGCGATTCTGGCTACCGGGTTATAAAGTGTTGTGCTGGAAGATATTTTTTATTGATAGCAGAAAGACTGACTGTGCCACAATCAAATATTGCCCGCATTGGAATTGTAACCGTTTCCGACCGCGCCAGCCGTGGCGAGTATGAAGACCGCGGCGGTCCTGCGATCCAGGACTATCTTTCGGAAATTCTGACCAGTGACTGGCTGCCTGTCGCGCGCGTCATTCCCGATGAACTGCAGACGATTACAAAGACTCTGAAAGAACTCTGCGATCAGGAGCAGTGCTGTCTGATAGTGACCACTGGCGGCACCGGCCCGGCGAAGCGGGACATCACCCCCGAAGCAACACTGGCTGTTTCTGAAAAAGAGATGCCGGGCTTTGGAGAATTGATGCGAAAGGTTTCGCTGGAAAAAGTTCCGACCGCGATCTTGTCCCGACAGACGGCTGTCATCAGAGGCGGAACCCTGATCATCAATCTGCCAGGTCAGCCGAAGGCGATTCAGGAATGCCTCGACGCTGTGTTCCCTGCAATACCTTATTGCATTGACCTGTTGGAAGGACCGTTTCTGGAAACAGATGAAGCCCGCTTGAAAGCATTTCGCCCTAAAAAGAAATAAGTGCAATAAAAAACAGAAGCATCCATACGAATGGATGCTTCTGTTTTTATCTTCAAATCTGAGTATCAGAGTTAATTCTGTACTAAATTCTCACTGTCCTCTTCAATCGTTTCCAGTCGAACTGGCTTGATATCAAACTTGGGATTCTGCCCCAGGAATCGAGCCGGATTGTTGTGGAAGACCTCGATCGCATCCTGCACGGAATACCCGCGCGCCCGGTACTGCACGACACACTCCTGCAGCGTGAAAGGATCGCTGGGGCCCCAGTCAGCTGAAGAATTCACCAGAATTCGCTCGTGACCATACATTTCCAGCATGTCGACGGCCCGTTTGGGAGTACACTTGGTAATGGGATACAAAGTAAATCCGACCCAGTAGCCTGCTTCCAGGGGTTCGCGAATGGTGTGTTCTTCGACGTGGTCAATCCAGACCCGTTCAGGATTGACATTCATATGCGACAGCACTTCCAGCGTCCGTTTGGTGCCCCGCACTTTATCCTGCAGGTGGGGTGTATGAATCAGAATCAGCTGATCATACTTGATGGCCTGTTCGACCTGCGCTTCGAAAATTTCTTCTTCATTTTTGGTTGTTTTGTGAAAGCCGATTTCACCCACACCCAGTACCGTCGGTTTCTTATAAAACTCAGGCATATGCTTGAGCACTTCGCGGCTGAGTTCCGGATTCTCTGCTTCTTTGGGGTTCACGGCAACCCAGCAGTAATGCTTGATACCATACTCGGCGGCACGCGTTGGTTCGAATTCGCTGATCTGGTGAAAGTAATCTATAAAGGTTTCCGGGTACAGACGGTCAAAGCCAGCCCAGAATGCGGGTTCCGCAACGGCAACCACGCCGGACATGGCCATGCGTTCGTAGTCCTGGGCTGTACGGGCAATTGCGTGATAATGAGGTTGAATGATTTGCATAATCGTCTCACTGATAAAATCTGATTGAAGCGGGGAGGGAGGAGTTCGGTTCGACTAGTGGTCCATTAATACCTGTCTTAGCAGGTGGCCCCTATCAGGCGAGCACGCCATCGATCGAGCGTACCATTTTAGCCAACGTGCCATTCCAGGTCTGATAAGACTCTAGTCGAGATCTGAGAATAGCAACAGCATCCGCTCTGATCGATTGGGCAGATGGCTCTCCTCTTTCAAAAGGCTGATTGCCTCACTCAGGAGTTCCAACCGGGAATCCTGAAATGCATCTGCCCCCTCTTCATGATCGTGGGCCCGGTCGATGCGATCCAAGGTCGCAGCAAGTTCTACCAAAGCACAACGGGCTTCGAGATATTCTCGATCCAAAACCTGTAAAGCTGTTTGCATCATTTAAACCTTTCGGATTTTTACGTCTGGTGAAGCTCCTTGATGATACACGCGCGTTTTCGACGAATCCTCAGCATCGACCTTCATAAAGCAGGGACAAGCGGATTCGAAAAACGCGTCAAAGAACCCGATTCCGGGCTCAATGAGTCACTCCTTATTATATACCTTACATCGGTACTTCCTACTCCCTCAACTGAATTCAACTTACTTTCCCCGAAAGTGGAAACAAAATTTCAGTATAAATACATCAGTCGTAGTAATTACGGCGAGTAAAAAACTGGATGATACAGGGCTCTTCCGGGTTTCTTCTGAAAACCAGCCTGTTCCAGAAAATGAATCATAAAGGCATCCCGGTTTTCGCCGGTAAAGTCACATGTAAGTCCGTACTGCCAGGCGGGTTCAAAGTCAAAACGGGGATAATATTCCGGATGCCCCAATACGATCACAAACTGCTGACTCCGATTCTGTAGCTCCTGCAAACCTGCTTGCACTAATTGAGACCCGACTCTCTGCTTTTGAAATTCAGGCAAAACAGCCAGGGGTGCCAGCCCCCATCCGTGAATTTCAGAACCGTCTGTATAGTTGATCTCAGCCGGGGTAAACAGAATATGGCCAATTAGTTGATGATCATCACAGATTGCAACCAGGGAAACCTGTTCCGGACATTCCTCTCTCAAGCGGTCCACCAGATTCGCTTCCGCAGGTTGGCCGAAAGCCGCTTCGTGGACCGCTCTGATGGCGGCGCTATCCGATGTTTGTTCAAAGCGAATCTGCATCGTGTTTATTTCTCAGGGGAAGATGTTTTTTGTTGCTGTTTCAGAAATTTTTGCAGATGGATTAACTGCAGTTGCATGTTACTGACATAATCTCCCTGAGTCGGAGCCATAGTCAATGGATTGAGCGTAAATACTGAAATCCCCTGCTCCTGGAGCCTCTTGGTTAGTTCTTGACCAGGCTCCGTTTCGCACAACATTAAGGAAATATTCTGTTGTTCCTGTAAAGACTTGAGCTGCTCCCAGTCCTCCAGGTTCGGTTTTACATTCGATTTCCAGTGCAGTTGATGCATGGTCCAATCACAACGTTTTGCCAGATACTGATACACGGGCCGACGGCAATACCAGTGTAGTCCCGGATATCCTTCCTGAATCTGATCCAGTTGCTGGTTTAACGGTTTCAAAGAGACCTTCAGTTTCTCCAGGTTGGCCCTGATCTCTTTTTCTGATTCCGGATCCAGATTGATCAAGCGTTCTGCAATCGCATCCGCCTGCCTTGCCATCAGACGGGGATCGAGCCAGAAAAAAGCGACCGTGCCCGCATGTGAGTGCGCCCCACCTGTTCCATGGCGATGAACTTCAAAATCAGGGACGGTAATCAAGGCATCTTTGATCGCCAGGGAGGTTCTCAATACTTTGGAGCGAGGCAAGGAGAGTTTTTTGACCCAGTCCGCAAAGTCAGCACCATTCGTGATGATCAGATCCGCCTGCTGAATGGTCTGGATTGTCGCATCCCCTGGTAACCAAATTTCTGGA
The sequence above is a segment of the Gimesia algae genome. Coding sequences within it:
- a CDS encoding proton-conducting transporter transmembrane domain-containing protein, with the translated sequence MNTDAVFHFLGVCVVVSPALLLALFGVTSLMNRPIGERLMAQATQTMVMIGLFASIAVLGLMLSLDIRYVPIELGNWVVIPEQHFHFHLKFIFDRLSIPFCILSFVLCGTIGAFASRYLHREPGYNRFFVCYAIFLLGMIVSSLAGTIETLFFGWELVGLSSALLVAFFHERLNPVRNGMRVWSIYRIADAAFLIAALMLHHLTGAGDFDGLMGTGSWPDGHATISEQHALFVGLLLLIAAAGKSALVPFSGWLPRAMEGPTPSSAVFYGSLSVHLGAYLLLRVSPILELSLTLRLAVISLGLISAIFGTLIGRVQTDIKSALAFASLTQVGIIVVEIGCGLRYIALIHIIGHACLRTLQLLRAPSLLQDYHTLENAIGSHLSQKRPLWVRFMPKRYRIMLYRFELERGYLDILINLLIVRPFMSLFRLCDRLERRWTNFLSGGESRESDLIKPHAETLEEYL
- a CDS encoding metal ABC transporter substrate-binding protein — encoded protein: MMQPVLKVFSLFFLLMISACQSKTDEVQQQGTGERPRLVVVVNYPLQFIIESLVGPEFQILNPVPPDENPEIWLPGDATIQTIQQADLIITNGADFADWVKKLSLPRSKVLRTSLAIKDALITVPDFEVHRHGTGGAHSHAGTVAFFWLDPRLMARQADAIAERLINLDPESEKEIRANLEKLKVSLKPLNQQLDQIQEGYPGLHWYCRRPVYQYLAKRCDWTMHQLHWKSNVKPNLEDWEQLKSLQEQQNISLMLCETEPGQELTKRLQEQGISVFTLNPLTMAPTQGDYVSNMQLQLIHLQKFLKQQQKTSSPEK
- a CDS encoding proton-conducting transporter transmembrane domain-containing protein, which translates into the protein MIPELHLPWMELSILITLLGALWVRTIHDRDKAYRSCLLICGLVFLTSICEWIDFESLHAFEARDHFNIFKLLFNKNIFIVDELSAPLLPLAALLYLLTVLSTLKTKGHRFSFSSTLLSESILLATLSSRELWVIISLLSVATILPYLEIRANKRSTRVYVLHMGLFITLLVVGGVLSSFGEAGDLISLIAGAFLTTAALLRSGIIPLHCWMTDLFEKATFGTALLFVAPMTGAYAVVRLVFPIAPDWALQGIALVSLTTAVYAACMTLVQREARRFFCYLFLSHSSLVLVGLEMATPLGLTGGLCVWISVGISLAGFALTFRSIEARIGRISLVEYHGLYDHTPTLAALFLVTGLASIGFPGTVGFIGTELLIEGAIEVYPLVGTAVVIAAALNSIAILQAYFRVFTGARHTSSISLRARPSEHVAILILVALILGGGLYPQPGVTSRNHAAIELIHLRETIFRKSEIDSKISEIDLPESTQPLIGLRQDLR
- the mog gene encoding molybdopterin adenylyltransferase, giving the protein MPQSNIARIGIVTVSDRASRGEYEDRGGPAIQDYLSEILTSDWLPVARVIPDELQTITKTLKELCDQEQCCLIVTTGGTGPAKRDITPEATLAVSEKEMPGFGELMRKVSLEKVPTAILSRQTAVIRGGTLIINLPGQPKAIQECLDAVFPAIPYCIDLLEGPFLETDEARLKAFRPKKK
- a CDS encoding DUF2309 domain-containing protein, whose product is MNESANIHTDHQTSKSTHSEQISELRHAIEHAAHLLPAQGPITVFVHHNTLHAFEDLSFEKGVVEAGRTFGCHPFLSEDHYRKKFENDQIRVTDIEAVLLSDLGENAEILIGNFGTRYALRLAMLQFPLHSGPVSELRWFIAETDALRHFRQEVKPAVREQTTTMTRHWIMRDFLNENNRGEQRAKHILDSLFSQFGKESIETWDDRKWESFVLHFLWRVCYNGVQSTKLKSQFSQKRLRHRDLLLTSTGEDTDLIVHDVLIRFCAAFLDQGFGTWPLPGRELGFYHSFLQLYSESTIGPANELSGLRREIQRLQSSDIGPLESISESLTLLGVTDDDRDEFITQTLLALRGWAGMVWQMETNAEWMPHTAPPDSLIEFLAVRLILDRLAAEFVIQNTFGFEGQLDSIRNELLQQTDKHTQNKTSQRAFTIFQLAQIRGWSPEDLLHLSCEQWTTLVQEIELFPSLERRRIYHLAFERKYRNETLDAVAIHSARQHAQREQPKAETLQHPAYQVACCIDDREESFRRHLEEIAPECQTFGIAGFFGVAMYYRGAADAHFSPLCPVNIKPAHYVQEETLYSLTQASRRRAETRRRIGQATHQAHIGTRTFIGGLLTGLLGSLAAFPLVARILFPRTTAQIRRMFNRIVQPPITQLRLERMDDQPGPSNGQLGYSVDEMANIVEGGLRALGLGKPELFSPLVIICGHGSASLNNPHKAAYDCGACGGGRGGPNARAFAQMANDPRVRRILSERSLVIPDHTVFAGCFHNTCDDNITWYDLDRLPISQRKLFEKAEKDLNEARAHSAHERCRRFESAELLLSVSDALRHVEGRAEDLSQSRPECGHATNSLCFVGRREWSRGMFLDRRAFLTSYDPTQDDADSSILERLLQAVIPVCAGINLEYYFSFVDSAGYGCGTKLAHNITSLLGVMDGAASDLRPGLPWQMVEIHEPVRLLFVIETTQKAMRRIISDNAAIARLVNGNWIQLAILNAETSQIHIFRNGDFEIYKPETNELPVVDSSIDWYRGWRDLLGFASIRDHELSS
- a CDS encoding TatD family hydrolase — protein: MQIIQPHYHAIARTAQDYERMAMSGVVAVAEPAFWAGFDRLYPETFIDYFHQISEFEPTRAAEYGIKHYCWVAVNPKEAENPELSREVLKHMPEFYKKPTVLGVGEIGFHKTTKNEEEIFEAQVEQAIKYDQLILIHTPHLQDKVRGTKRTLEVLSHMNVNPERVWIDHVEEHTIREPLEAGYWVGFTLYPITKCTPKRAVDMLEMYGHERILVNSSADWGPSDPFTLQECVVQYRARGYSVQDAIEVFHNNPARFLGQNPKFDIKPVRLETIEEDSENLVQN
- a CDS encoding carbonic anhydrase yields the protein MQKLVDGIHEFQRNYFSQDQKLFETLVDGQSPLALFITCSDSRINPNHLTQTKPGELFIQRTAGNIVPPYGAVFGGEAATIEYAVSALKVKDIIVCGHSHCGAMGGLLDPALLEKMPAVKSYLQHAESTRRIVDENYSHLTDPQKRLVLTVQENVLVQIENLKTHPSVAAAVSRGELKLHGWVYKFETGEVYNYNPDEGQFLPIQDEEVVLSQPEVNRTLPPI
- a CDS encoding GNAT family N-acetyltransferase, with product MQIRFEQTSDSAAIRAVHEAAFGQPAEANLVDRLREECPEQVSLVAICDDHQLIGHILFTPAEINYTDGSEIHGWGLAPLAVLPEFQKQRVGSQLVQAGLQELQNRSQQFVIVLGHPEYYPRFDFEPAWQYGLTCDFTGENRDAFMIHFLEQAGFQKKPGRALYHPVFYSP